CTGGCTGTTTTTTAGCAGCGCTTTATCTTGCGGATACTCAGCGGCGAGGCGCTCGAGGATGCCATCGAAGTTCCGCTGCGCTTTCTCGATGGTCACACCGCGTTTGAGGCAACCGATTATTTGAACGCTGTAAGAGTCCTGCGCAGGACCTTTCGGAGTCCACTTGGGACCGCCGTGCTGCTCGAGTTGCGACGGAGTAAGCGCCAAGGGCAGCCAAACGTCCGTATCGCCAGCAAACCAGCGGTCTTTGAATCGGAACCAGCGCGGAAGAACGCCGATTACGATATAGGGTCTGGAGTTCAGAAAGATTGATGATCCAAGGATGCGAGGGTCCGAGTCGAAACTACGCGCCCACACGGCGTAGCTCAACAAAACAATATTCGCTGCTCCCGGTTCATATTCGCGAGGCTCAAAACTACGGCCGAATAGAGGAGCCACACCAAGCATTGAAAAAAATCCCGGCGAAATCGCCTCACTCGTGAGGAACTGAGCCTCGCCTCCCTTTGAGAGCACGTATCTGCCCTGCTCATACATCGCCATTTGTTCGAAAACATTGTTTTGCGACTGGATGTCGCGGAAGTCCGCAGCCATCATGGGTTCGGCAGGTTCTAGCAAACGCCCAGAGTCCCGGTAAGGGAGGGGGTGGAGGAGCACGCCGTTTACGATTGTGAACAGCGCCGTCGCTGAGGCTATTCCGAGGGCAAGGGTGAGGACGGCGGAAACAGTGAAGGCGGCAGAGCGGATGAGGCTACGCACGGAATAATGCATCGGTTTGCGGTTTCATGATAACAAACCGCCCCGGTGAGAAGGGCGGTTTGTTATCTTTGGGTTATCAGCGTGCAGCGCTCAGAATGTGGGCCATTTGCACTCGGCACTTCCCATGAAAGGGGCAGGGCAGTTGCAAAAACTAGGGCAAGAGTAACCGTTGAAATCCCCACAGGGCGTGTTGCAGACATCGAGCTGGATAGGTCCGTTGGATGCAAGCACTACCGCCGATGTTCCTGCCACCACAGCCATCCCCGCGAGAAGCACTGTCCACAATACCGTAACTCTGACTACTCTGCTGTACAACTTTCGCATGTGATTCTCCTTTCCTGCAATTCGCCCGTTCGGGCGTAAGCTCGATGATTCGTAGCCACGCGAGGTCACTGCGCAGCTTCGTTGTTAGTCGCGGACTGAGGCTGTGGCGAGAGGACAGCCTGCTGAATCTCGCTTATTTGCCGCGTGTTGAGCACGCCGGACCATATTCCTTCCACCTTTCGATCCGAGCCGACCAATATAGTTTGAGGTGTGTAACGGAATCGATATGAAAGAATGCTGCTCGCGTCCGGAAGGAGCGTCATTTCAATCGCTGTCATGCCGATTTGGGTGAGAAACTGACTCGTTAAGCCCTCATTCTGCAAACTGATTCCAATAACACGCGCACGCGTGGGATCAATTTTGGCAAGCAGCTTCTGCCATGCCGGCCAATTCAATGTGCAATTTGAACAGGAACGCGCAAAGACCAAAAGCAGGGTCATTGGCTGGCCGGACTCATATTCGATCGTTGCGGGACTTCCCGTCAGACTCGCGCCAGAAAGCGGTGGAACCGTGGCGCCGACGTTAAGGTGAAGGTTCGCTTCGTATGCTTTATTGAGGCCACCCGGCTTGCGGTCTTGTTTGACGAGCGCGACATTCAACCCAATAAGCGCGAACGCCAAAATAACGAAACCTGCGACCACTGGCTTTGGGACATTCATTGCGTCACTCCGCAGTGCGACGAGGGCCCAATAAGCCAAGAAGACTAGTGCGACGCTACCCCCCCCAAGATGTTTATCAATAGTAAACTGTAAAAAAAAGAATTATCGATGAATACATATTTGAGGTTCGGATACAGAGATAGCACGGGCGCGAACGGGTTCGGGATGACAGCAAAAGCAGTGACGAGCGACAAGTGATGAGTGGCGAGCAAACAAGGCGAAAACAAGAATCGACGCGGCAAGAAGCGCCACGACGGGCGCAGCAAGCAGCGCCCCTACGAACTACGAGAAAACGCGACTCGGGAGTCGCGACGGGCGACCCAAGGGTCGCCCCTACGAAAATATGCGGCGGGCGCAGCAAGCAGCGCCCCTACGAAATCAACGCCAACAACAAATCCCCAAGTAGCCACCTGTGCGAGATGGCGGACGGGTCAGGAGGCGAGGCGTTTTTCGATGCGGCGGTCGGGGATGAGCCAGATGATGGCGACGACGGAGTAGCAAATCGCGGAGAGTGCGGGATGAAGGAAGGCGAGCGGGATGGCCACGACGTAAATGGCGATGGAGATTTTGCCCTTCGCGTCGCGGCCGATAGAGGTGGCGAGAGTGGAGGATTTTCCGTGAAGGGCGATGAGCGTGCGCGTGAGAATGAAGTAGGCGATGGCGGCGAGCAAGAGGACGATTCCGTAGAGAGCGACGGGGCGGGAGCTGAAATTGTTGTCGCCCATCCAGGCGGTGGTGAAAGGCACAAGCGAAAGCCAGAAGAGAAGATGGAAATTGGCCCAGAGCGTCGCGCCATTGACGCGCTCAACAGCGTGGAGGAGGTGATGATGGTTGTTCCAGTAGATGGCGAGGATGACGAAGCTGAGAACGTAGCTTGAAAAAACGGGGATGACGGGACGGAGAGCGTCGAAAGAGGCGCCGCGCGGGGATTTCATCTCCAGAACCATGATGGTGATGATGACGGCGAGAACGCCGTCGCTGAAGGCTTCGAGACGGTTTTTGGTCATGAGCACCTCCGGCAGATGGTACCTATCTAAATGAAAAGCGGCAGCGGTGGCAAGAGAGTTTGAAGAAGATGGCAGATATTCGGAGCCAGCCGCAGCGAGCGAAACGGGGGTTTCCGTAGACACGAAGAAAGCGGCCCGATGAGTACAATCGGGCCCTACAAAAACGAAGACGCGGGCGGGTTCGGGATGACAGCAAAAGCAGTGACGAGCGACAAGTGATGAGTGGCGAGCAAACAAGGCGGTTGCGCAGGAAACTTGAATCGTAAACTCGAAAAGAGAAGTGGTTATATCATCTGGCGCTAACTGGTCATTGCAGAAATCCACTCTATCCTGCATGTTGGTTCCTTGCCGCGCTTCTGACGCCTGGGAAGAAGACTGAATTGTGACAGAAATGCGAGTGGAGGATGAATGTGACCAAACGCAGTGAACTTCGCCGATTGCCGGATCGCGGATCGCATGACGCCAGCACCATTCATGCGATTCTGGATGCTGGATTTTTTGCTCATGTCGGATTTGCTGTGAATGGGCAACCATTTGTGATTCCCACTCTCTATGGGCGCTGCGGGGAAAAGCTCTACATGCATGGCTCGGCGGCGAGCCGGATGCTGCGAGAACTTGAACGAGGCGCGCCTGCGTGCGTCGCGGTGACGATCGTCGATGGACTGGTTCTGGCGCGATCGGCGTTTCATCACTCCATGAACTATCGCTCCGTGGTGGCCTTTGGAACGGCGCGGAAGATCCAAGATAAAGAGCGGATCCTGCAAGCATTGCGCGTGATTTCAGAACACATGATCGCCGGACGATGGGCGGATGTGCGCGGACCCAGTGAAAAGGAACTGAAAGCCACGATGGTTCTCGAATTTTCGATCGAGGAAGCGTCGACGAAGATTCGCAAGGGGCCACCGATCGACGAGGAAGAAGACTACGCTCTGCCGTTCTGGGCAGGGATCGTCTCGATTTCCCTTAGCGCGGGAAAGCCGGAGGCCGATCCGAAAATGCGGGCACGGAATGACATACCAACATACATCCGAGACTACGAAGCACGGCTGAGAAACGATCGAAGCTAGGATATTGCGCGAGAAGGCGTTTCACTGCGTTGGTGTGCCCTGAACCGGCAGCAACGGGCGGATGTTAATAGATCGAGCCGGAGGGCTGGGAGGAGTGGATGACGCCGGAGGCGACGGAGAGAGAGTAGGCGAGGCCGTCGCCGGACCAGGAAGCGAGAGAGAATTTTTGGCCGGCGATGAGTTTGCGGACGCGAATGTCCGCGAACGTGAGCGGGACACCAGCGCGGCAAATGGCGGGACGCAGCGCGGAAGAGAAAAGGTAAACGGCGCCGGAACCGGCGGCGACGGCGCTGCCATTGGGATCGAGAAGAAGCGCGGTGTGCTGGCCGATGCCGATGGCGCGGATGCGCGGCGCGCCGGAGGCGAGGATGCGGGCCATGAAAACGATGGTGCGGCCGAGGCGGTCGCGCGCGTGGAAGTGAGAATCAGTGATGACGCCGCGCAGCGCGGGAATAACTAGGAAATTGTGAGCGATGACGACTTGCGGATGGAACGGATTGGCGAGCGCGGCGGCGGAAGTGAGATTGGGGCCACGGGGCTTGTCGTTTTGCGAGGTGTAAGCGAATTCGCCAAGAACGGCGAGGCCGGCGCTGGTGCCTCCCATGGGAACGCCGCGGCGAATGGCGGCGTTGAGTTCGCGCTGAACGGGCGTGCCGCGCCAGAAGTTGATGTAATTGGCTTGATCGCCGCCAGCGATGAAGATTGCCGAGGCGGAGCGAATGGTCTGCGCGACGAAAGGATTTTCGGCACCATCGCGGCTGGGAATGATGAGCGTGGCGATGGAATTTTCGCGGCAGAGATTCTGGATGTAGGGATTGTAAGCGTCGGTGCCACTGGCGCGTACGACGAGAAAATCGCCGCCCGCGGAGCGCTGACAAAGCCATTGAAATGCCTGGTCGAGATCTTCGCCGCCGCCAATGAGGGCATAACCAGCGCGCGGAGATACGTGAATATTTATCGGATTGCCGATGCGAATGTATTTGTAAGGCGCGCCGGAAGCTGCGGCGGGACACGGCGCGGAGAGAATTACGACGAAGAGAGCCGCTCCGACGAAAAGAGTCGCTGCGAGGCGAGTGAATTTGGATTGAGTCATCCGGCGGCCTCGTAGGCGCGGCAGAGATTCTGAATATTCATCTCAGGCGGACCGGGCTTTGGGTTTGTTTTTGCGCAGGCCGAGAGTCCAGGCCGGCGGATCGCTGGCGGGAAAAGATTCGCGCGAGGCTTCGTCAACGCTATCAAGATTTTCGCCGTTGGCGGCGGTGTCGAAGCGCGAGGAATCGTTTGCGGCGGACGGTCGAGAATCGCGTTGATTTTCTTCGCCGGTTTTTTTTGCGGGCCCTTCTTCTTTGGTCATAACATCACCTTCCACTCGCCGAGCGTCCTCTTATCTTAAATGATGGCGAGGCGCTTGCCGACGCGCTCGAAAATTTCGAGACCACGCGTCAGATCGGCGCGCTTGTGCGTGGCGGTGACAATGGTGCGCAGGCGCGCCTTGCCTTCGGGAACGGTCGGATAGGCGATAGCGAGAGCGATCAAGCCTTCGTTGAAAAGCTCGCGCGAGAATTCGAAGGTCTTGGCGGCGTCGCCGACCATGACGGGCGTGATGGGCGTTTCGCTCTTGCCGGTATCGAAGCCGAGACGCTTCAGGCCGCGCTTGAAAAATTTCGTGTTGCTCCAGAGGCGCTTGACGAGCTTCGCGCCGGCATCGGAATCGAGCAGCTCAAAAGCGGCCTGGCACGTGGCGGTGACGGAGGGCGGATGGGACGTCGAGAAGAGGAACGGGCGGCCGCGATGATAAAGAAATTCGATGAGGTCGCGCGAGCCGCAGACATAGCCGCCGATGGAGCCGATGGCTTTGCTGAGCGTGCCGACCTGAATATCGACGCGGCCGTGGCAGCCGAGATGGTCGACGGTGCCGCGGCCATTGCGTCCGAGGACGCCGGAGGAATGCGCGTCGTCAACCATCATGATGCAATTGTATTTTTCGGCGAGGTCGCAGAGCGCGGGAAGCGGAGCGATGTCGCCATCCATGGAGAAAACGCCATCGGTGATGAGGAGCTTGTGGCCGTTCCAATTTTTCGTTTCTTCGAGGATGCGCTGGCAATCGGCGATGTCCTTATGCTTGAAGACCTTGATGGTGGCTTTGGAGAGGCGGCAGCCGTCGATGATGGAGGCGTGGTTGAGCTCGTCGGAGATGATCAGATCTTCCTTGCCGAGAATGGCAGAGACCGTGCCGGCGTTGGCGGTGAAGCCAGATTGAAAAACGACGCAGGCTTCGGTGCCTTTGAAGCGCGCGATCTGCTCTTCGAGCTGCATGTGGATTTTCATGGTGCCGACGATGCTGCGGACAGCGCCGGAGCCGACGCCGTACTTGCGAATGGCGTCGATGGCGGCGCGGCGGAGCTTCGGATGCGTGGTGAGGCCGAGATAATTATTGGAGCTGAGATTGATGACGTCCTTGCCGTCGATGACGGCGATGGGCTTCTGCTCGCCCTCGAGAATGCGGAGACGGAAATAAAGATGACGCGCTTTGAGGTCATCGAGCGCGTCGCGGAGATATTGAAGCTGAGGACGAGTGGAAGAAGCCGAAGATGGCGTGGCCATGAATCCTCCTATGAAGGAAAAAGAGCTGAGCAGAACAAGGAGACATTATAGGACAGGCGGAAGAGAAGAACGAGGAGACAAAATGGCGCGCGCTCATCAGCGAGTTTGTATTGTCGCGGCCACGGAATGGAAGAGTCCCGAAAGAAAGAGTCACAAGAGCACGTAGAGCGGCAAGGACATCAATTCTTACGGTTACTTGGCGACACCGTTGGGGAAGAAGAGGATTTTGCCGGCCTGGCCGGATTCGAGGAGAGCGAAGGCTTCGGCGAAACGGTCGAGAGGAAGGCGCTCGTTGAAGAGCGGCTCGAGATTCAGGCGGCCGGCCTTGAGAAGCGAAGTCATCTGCTCCCAGGTCTCGAACATTTTGCGGCCGTAGATGCCCTGGACGACGGCGCCTTTGAAAATCACGTCGCTGACAAGATCGAGCGTGACAGGTTCGCTGGGAATGCCGAGGAGCGAGGCACGTCCGCCCTGGCGGAGCATCTGAAAACCCTGACGAATTCCGGCGGGATTGCCGCTCATTTCAAGAAGCACGTCGACGCCGTCGCTGTTTGTGGCTTCGAGAACGCGCGCGACAGGATCGCCCGCGCGAGGATCGAAGACTTCGTCGGCGCCCATTTTTTTGGCAAGCTCGCGGCGATGGGCATTGACTTCCGTGGCGAAAATCGTGGAGCAGCCGCAGGCGCGGGCGACGGCGATGGACATCAGGCCGATGGGGCCGCAGCCGGTGACGACGACAGTCTGACCGGCGATTTCTCCGGCGA
This region of Candidatus Acidiferrales bacterium genomic DNA includes:
- a CDS encoding redoxin domain-containing protein, whose amino-acid sequence is MNVPKPVVAGFVILAFALIGLNVALVKQDRKPGGLNKAYEANLHLNVGATVPPLSGASLTGSPATIEYESGQPMTLLLVFARSCSNCTLNWPAWQKLLAKIDPTRARVIGISLQNEGLTSQFLTQIGMTAIEMTLLPDASSILSYRFRYTPQTILVGSDRKVEGIWSGVLNTRQISEIQQAVLSPQPQSATNNEAAQ
- a CDS encoding TMEM175 family protein, with amino-acid sequence MTKNRLEAFSDGVLAVIITIMVLEMKSPRGASFDALRPVIPVFSSYVLSFVILAIYWNNHHHLLHAVERVNGATLWANFHLLFWLSLVPFTTAWMGDNNFSSRPVALYGIVLLLAAIAYFILTRTLIALHGKSSTLATSIGRDAKGKISIAIYVVAIPLAFLHPALSAICYSVVAIIWLIPDRRIEKRLAS
- a CDS encoding pyridoxamine 5'-phosphate oxidase family protein, which translates into the protein MTKRSELRRLPDRGSHDASTIHAILDAGFFAHVGFAVNGQPFVIPTLYGRCGEKLYMHGSAASRMLRELERGAPACVAVTIVDGLVLARSAFHHSMNYRSVVAFGTARKIQDKERILQALRVISEHMIAGRWADVRGPSEKELKATMVLEFSIEEASTKIRKGPPIDEEEDYALPFWAGIVSISLSAGKPEADPKMRARNDIPTYIRDYEARLRNDRS
- a CDS encoding cyanophycinase, whose protein sequence is MTQSKFTRLAATLFVGAALFVVILSAPCPAAASGAPYKYIRIGNPINIHVSPRAGYALIGGGEDLDQAFQWLCQRSAGGDFLVVRASGTDAYNPYIQNLCRENSIATLIIPSRDGAENPFVAQTIRSASAIFIAGGDQANYINFWRGTPVQRELNAAIRRGVPMGGTSAGLAVLGEFAYTSQNDKPRGPNLTSAAALANPFHPQVVIAHNFLVIPALRGVITDSHFHARDRLGRTIVFMARILASGAPRIRAIGIGQHTALLLDPNGSAVAAGSGAVYLFSSALRPAICRAGVPLTFADIRVRKLIAGQKFSLASWSGDGLAYSLSVASGVIHSSQPSGSIY
- a CDS encoding glycine C-acetyltransferase → MATPSSASSTRPQLQYLRDALDDLKARHLYFRLRILEGEQKPIAVIDGKDVINLSSNNYLGLTTHPKLRRAAIDAIRKYGVGSGAVRSIVGTMKIHMQLEEQIARFKGTEACVVFQSGFTANAGTVSAILGKEDLIISDELNHASIIDGCRLSKATIKVFKHKDIADCQRILEETKNWNGHKLLITDGVFSMDGDIAPLPALCDLAEKYNCIMMVDDAHSSGVLGRNGRGTVDHLGCHGRVDIQVGTLSKAIGSIGGYVCGSRDLIEFLYHRGRPFLFSTSHPPSVTATCQAAFELLDSDAGAKLVKRLWSNTKFFKRGLKRLGFDTGKSETPITPVMVGDAAKTFEFSRELFNEGLIALAIAYPTVPEGKARLRTIVTATHKRADLTRGLEIFERVGKRLAII
- the tdh gene encoding L-threonine 3-dehydrogenase codes for the protein MKALRKMRPEQGAQLESVSIPAFGPSDVLIRVRAASICGTDLHIYHWDKWSASRIRPPMTFGHEFCGTIEKVGGEVGGLKPGDFVSAEMHVNCGHCRACRAGQPHLCRLVKIIGIDADGCFAEFVRIPARNVWKIDPAIPEHYAAILDPLGNAVHTVLAGEIAGQTVVVTGCGPIGLMSIAVARACGCSTIFATEVNAHRRELAKKMGADEVFDPRAGDPVARVLEATNSDGVDVLLEMSGNPAGIRQGFQMLRQGGRASLLGIPSEPVTLDLVSDVIFKGAVVQGIYGRKMFETWEQMTSLLKAGRLNLEPLFNERLPLDRFAEAFALLESGQAGKILFFPNGVAK